The Sphaeramia orbicularis chromosome 16, fSphaOr1.1, whole genome shotgun sequence genome window below encodes:
- the dennd4b gene encoding DENN domain-containing protein 4B isoform X1 yields MMGEMSGGQTDGMTEEKCPQLVDYFVVAGLDPAGPWRPLDEDGKTSMSSSSSSSSSSSSAGRAVEPITDLAVIARGLGEEVPEGFTCIERTLGGHSAELSAGLINNPHLYLCYRRGRDKPPILDLGVLYEGKETLKQGWYVIETTPYSRSASLSSGGGPTAHRVFLTYRRALDSQGLHTLGVTDIALLLPSKAEVAPHTFCRVDKNLNTGMWGPALYVCYKRAVAKANALVYEASLISRYPEDDLEAFPLPESVPVFCLPMGVTVESWPLNTKYQLPVFSTFVLTSASGDKVYGAAIQFYESFPRELLSERQSIRLGLLSVVDRRPITNRSLQVKKSICVLSHWPFFTVFQKFLTFIYRYSISGPHVLPLEKHISSFMHNVPFPSPQRPRILVQLSPYDNLLLCQPVSSPLPLSGASFLKLLQNLGPENACTLLLAVLTEHKLLLHSLRPDVLTSVSEALVSMSFPLRWLCPYIPLCPLQMADVLLAPMPFIVGVHSSYFDLYDPPADVVCVDLDTNTIFQSDDKKPLSWRSLPRKHSKTLFNTLTNLYKTLEKICTPGQEEATLEFLLTDYDQIYRRQKQLELEIQEAFLRFMSCLLRGYRAFLLPITQAPSDTATDCSSLFNLQGFLKSRDRTQQKFYTQLSRTQMFTQFIEECSFVSDRHACLEFFDECVQKVDVEKPDEVRLIDLDETHSGEHTVFIMPPEEPQEPDGSECPALYSYETFPSLRTELFDQPQDQLRVPTKGSAPSSPAPRRTKQEIKLAQKRAQKYSTVPDMWSKCLLGHCYGLWFIYLPTFVKAETAKVRALHTAYDVLKHMENRKVVLPDEVCYRILMQLCGQYGQPVLAVRVLLEMKKAGITPNTITYGYYNKAVLESKWPSTNQGGRLRWAKLRNVLLAVAQFRQPIRQRQKSGSVGSRGEALLDPDQRLRTHSTLIRQSSWSGLSESSSHESLTGSLVKSNSLNSMKTTDKVRLCKKTLLQSAGTNGCTDTVSRKPPLGRRDTSTPPLAPPGGGVLVQRSQVCLSTFYKECAESADSEPDCSCQPAERDGRPAGPRDTIGRNKGVDENYNNVSSPSRGGLAGKLQQLLTPTRHRVSVRRAASVDDRRPGGGGGGGGGGIGRRVSDQRQSRKSQVAETLLKAKDRLVNATSESSLSVGSDLDLTDVPSPAYPLRRSWDANQEGAGLEVLMSSCSLCRSCNSLVYDEEIMAGWTSDDSNLNSSCPFCSASFVPFLNAEICDPGPVSSMERSNWNMEDEVENAVRPPSGQEAPQRHQCNGLSEDSSSETSSYSETSRTTTGSSVGGAPQVAVAYLSPLVLRKELESLLENEGEAVLAQPQFLDSHSIIFWNLVWYFQRLGLPSNLLQLVRASALVSQFTQSENSAVRVRLLWDTLTPDTDQWPPLYILWRIHSGVPMRNYSWRRHNHPFTLSFLEEVLRWVGMNEVHKAVTLFLDTLSKQPGSPRIQRSLYREFLFLTLAAMGKDHVAAFDKKYKAAYTRLSGTLGRDELRKKRAQPPSPKAVDCRRSFHPPLEC; encoded by the exons TGGAGGGCAGACAGACGGCATGACAGAGGAGAAATGTCCCCAGCTGGTGGACTACTTTGTAGTGGCAGGTCTCGACCCTGCGGGGCCCTGGAGGCCCCTGGACGAGGATGGGAAGACCTCCATGTCCTCGTCGtcatcctcctcgtcctcctcatcTTCGGCGGGCCGAGCGGTGGAGCCGATCACCGACCTGGCAGTGATCGCCCGGGGGCTCGGCGAGGAAGTACCGGAAGGCTTCACCTGCATCGAGAGGACTCTGGGCGGGCATTCGGCAGAGCTGAGCGCAGGACTCATCAACAACCCCCACCTGTACCTGTGCTACAGGAGGGGCCGCGACAAGCCACCCATCCTGGACCTGGG GGTTCTGTATGAAGGGAAGGAGACTCTGAAGCAGGGCTGGTATGTCATCGAGACCACCCCCTACAGCCGCTCAGCCAGCCTGAGCTCGGGGGGCGGACCCACGGCTCACAGGGTCTTCCTGACCTACAGACGGGCTCTGGACTCTCAAGGTCTCCACACGCTGGGGGTCACAGACATCGCACTGCTGCTGCCCAGTAAAGCAGAGGTGGCACCACACACCTTCTGCAGAGTGGACAAGAACCTCAACACCGGCATG TGGGGTCCGGCTCTGTATGTCTGCTATAAAAGAGCCGTGGCCAAGGCCAATGCTCTGGTGTACGAGGCCA GTCTCATCAGTCGGTACCCAGAGGACGACCTGGAGGCGTTTCCTCTTCCGGAGTCGGTGCCAGTGTTCTGTCTGCCGATGGGTGTCACTGTGGAGAGTTGGCCTCTGAACACCAAGTATCAGCTACCCGTCTTCTCCACGTTTGTCCTCACCTCCGCCTCTGGGGACAAG GTTTACGGAGCGGCCATCCAGTTCTATGAGTCATTTCCACGGGAGCTGCTGTCGGAGCGGCAGAGTATCCGACTGGGTTTACTCAGCGTGGTGGACCGGCGGCCGATCACCAACCGCAGCCTCCAGGTGAAGAAGAGCATCTGCGTCCTCTCCCATTGGCCTTTCTTCACCGTCTTCCAGAAGTTTCTGACATTCATCTACAGATACTCCATATCTGGACCCCACGTCCTCCCTCTCGAGAA ACACATCTCCAGCTTCATGCACAACGTGCCATTCCCTTCTCCTCAACGACCTCGAATCCTTGTCCAG ttgtcTCCATATGACAACCTGCTGCTGTGTCAGCCGGTCTCCTCTCCACTCCCACTCAG tGGAGCGAGTTTCCTGAAGCTGCTGCAGAACCTCGGTCCAGAAAACGCCTGCACGTTGCTGCTCGCCGTCCTCACCGAACACAAGCTGCTGCTGCACTCGCTGCGACCCGACGTCCTCACCTCTGTCAGCGAGGCCCTCGTCTCT ATGAGTTTCCCTCTACGGTGGCTCTGTCCGTACATCCCTCTGTGTCCACTGCAGATGGCTGACGTGCTGCTGGCGCCGATGCCCTTCATCGTAGGCGTCCACTCGAGTTACTTCGACCTGTATGACCCCCCTGCTGACGTGGTGTGTGTCGACCTGGACACCAACACCATCTTCCA GTCAGACGATAAGAAGCCGTTGTCATGGCGATCGCTACCCAGGAAGCATAGCAAGACATTGTTCAACACCCTCACCAACCTCTACAAAACCCTGGAGAAAA TTTGCACTCCCGGCCAGGAGGAGGCGACATTGGAGTTCCTCCTGACTGACTATGATCAGATCTACAGGCGTCAAAAGCAGCTAGAGCTGGAAATCCAGGAGGCCTTTCTGCGCTTCATGAGCTGCCTGCTGCGAGGATACAGAGCATTTCTTCTGCCCATCACACAGGCACCATCCGATACCGCCACCGACTGCAGCTCCCTCTTCAACCTGCAGG GTTTCCTGAAATCTCGGGATCGGACGCAGCAGAAGTTCTACACTCAGCTGAGCAGAACGCAGATGTTCACTCAGTTCATCGAGGAGTGCTCCTTCGTCAGCGACCGCCACGCTTGCCTTGAGTTCTTTGACGAGTGTGTCCAGAAG GTGGACGTAGAGAAGCCAGACGAGGTGAGACTCATCGATCTAGATGAGACTCACAGTGGAGAACACACTGTCTTCATTATGCCTCcagaggaaccacaggaacctGATGGATCAGAGTGTCCTGCACTTTACAG ttATGAGACATTTCCGTCTCTGAGGACAGAGCTTTTTGATCAGCCTCAGGATCAGCTCCGGGTACCGACTAAAGGCAGCGCTCCCAGTAGCCCTGCCCCTCGACGCACTAAACAG GAGATAAAGTTGGCCCAGAAGCGAGCTCAGAAGTACTCTACTGTCCCTGACATGTGGTCCAAGTGTCTGCTGGGACATTGTTACGGCCTCTGGTTCATCTACCTGCCCACCTTCGTCAAGGCTGAGACCGCCAAGGTCCGCGCTCTGCACACGGCGTATGACGTCCTCAAACACATGGAGAACCGCAAAGTGGTGCTGCCGGACGAG gtgtgttACCGTATCCTGATGCAGCTGTGTGGTCAGTACGGTCAGCCGGTCCTCGCTGTCCGAGTCCTTCTGGAAATGAAGAAGGCTGGAATCACACCCAACACTATCACATACGGATACTACAACAAG GCTGTACTGGAGAGTAAGTGGCCTTCTACCAATCAGGGAGGTCGACTCCGCTGGGCAAAACTGAGGAACGTCCTACTGGCAGTCGCTCAGTTCAGACAGCCAATCAGACAGCGGCAGAAGAGCGGCTCAGTGGGGTCACGAGGAG AAGCACTGTTGGATCCTGATCAAAGGCTCCGTACCCACTCCACTCTGATTCGTCAGTCCAGTTGGAGCGGTCTGAGTGAAAGCTCCAGTCACGAATCTCTGACCGGTTCCCTGGTGAAGAGCAACAGCCTGAACAGCATGAAGACGACTGACA AGGTCAGACTGTGTAAGAAGACCCTCCTCCAGAGCGCTGGGACCAACGGCTGCACTGACACTGTCTCTCGCAAACCTCCTCTGGGACGCAGAGACACCTCTACCCCCCCtctggcgccccctggtggtggtGTTTTGGTTCAGCGGAGCCAGGTCTGTCTGTCCACCTTCTACAAAGAGTGTGCAGAGTCGGCGGACTCAGAGCCGGACTGCAGCTGTCAGCCTGCAGAGAGAGACGGACG accTGCAGGACCACGTGACACCATCGGGCGAAATAAAGGTGTGGACGAGAACTACAACAACGTGTCTTCTCCCAGTCGAGGAGGTCTGGCAGGAAAACTTCAGCAGCTGCTCACTCCAACCAGACATCGGGTGTCAGTCCGACGAGCCGCCAGTGTGGATGACCGACGaccaggtggaggaggaggaggaggaggaggggggatagGACGAAGAGTGTCTGACCAGAGACAGTCCAGGAAATCTCAAGTGGCTGAAACGCTGCTGAAAGCCAAAGACAGGCTGGTCAACGCTACGTCAGAG AGTTCGTTGTCTGTAGGAAGTGACCTGGACTTGACAGACGTACCTAGTCCAGCCTATCCACTGCGCCGCTCCTGGGATGCCAAtcaggagggggcggggcttgag GTGCTGATGTCCAGCTGCTCTCTATGTCGCAGCTGTAACTCATTAGTTTACGATGAAGAGATCATGGCCGGATGGACGTCAGACGACTCCAATCTGAACTCGTCCTGTCCATTTTGCTCCGCCTCTTTCGTGCCCTTTCTGAACGCTGAGATCTGTGACCCCGGACCTGTCAGCAG TATGGAGCGCAGTAACTGGAACATGGAGGATGAGGTGGAGAATGCAGTGAGGCCCCCCAGTGGTCAGGAGGCCCCACAGCGACACCAGTGTAACGGACTGAGTGAGGACTCCAGTTCAGAAACCAGCAGCTACTCAGAGACCAGCAGGACCACCACG GGCTCGTCAGTGGGCGGGGCTCCTCAGGTGGCCGTGGCCTATCTTAGTCCACTGGTCCTGAGGAAGGAGCTGGAGAGTCTGCTGGAGAACGAGGGTGAGGCGGTCCTGGCTCAGCCTCAGTTTCTGGACAGTCACTCCATCATCTTTTGGAACCTGGTCTGGTACTTCCAGAGGCTCGGTCTGCCCAGTAACCTACTGCAACTGGTCCGAGCCTCAGCACTGGTCAGCCAGTTCACACAG TCTGAAAATTCGGCTGTGAGGGTCAGGCTCCTCTGGGACACTCTGACCCCCGACACAGACCAGTGGCCCCCCCTCTACATCCTCTGGAGGATCCACA GTGGCGTCCCCATGCGCAATTACAGCTGGAGGCGACACAACCACCCCTTCACCCTGTCCTTCCTGGAGGAGGTCCTGCGATGGGTCGGCATGAACGAGGTGCATAAGGCCGTCACGCTTTTCCTGGACACTCTGTCCAAACAGCCGGGTTCGCCCAGAATACAGAG GAGTTTGTACAGAGAGTTCCTCTTCCTCACCTTGGCAGCTATGGGAAAAGACCACGTCG CTGCATTCGATAAGAAGTACAAGGCGGCGTACACTCGTCTCAGTGGCACCCTGGGTCGTGATGAGCTCCGCAAGAAGCGAGCTCAGCCTCCGAGCCCCAAAGCTGTGGACTGTAGGCGGAGCTTCCACCCGCCGCTCGAGTGCTGA
- the dennd4b gene encoding DENN domain-containing protein 4B isoform X3, with amino-acid sequence MMGEMSGGQTDGMTEEKCPQLVDYFVVAGLDPAGPWRPLDEDGKTSMSSSSSSSSSSSSAGRAVEPITDLAVIARGLGEEVPEGFTCIERTLGGHSAELSAGLINNPHLYLCYRRGRDKPPILDLGVLYEGKETLKQGWYVIETTPYSRSASLSSGGGPTAHRVFLTYRRALDSQGLHTLGVTDIALLLPSKAEVAPHTFCRVDKNLNTGMWGPALYVCYKRAVAKANALVYEASLISRYPEDDLEAFPLPESVPVFCLPMGVTVESWPLNTKYQLPVFSTFVLTSASGDKVYGAAIQFYESFPRELLSERQSIRLGLLSVVDRRPITNRSLQVKKSICVLSHWPFFTVFQKFLTFIYRYSISGPHVLPLEKHISSFMHNVPFPSPQRPRILVQLSPYDNLLLCQPVSSPLPLSGASFLKLLQNLGPENACTLLLAVLTEHKLLLHSLRPDVLTSVSEALVSMSFPLRWLCPYIPLCPLQMADVLLAPMPFIVGVHSSYFDLYDPPADVVCVDLDTNTIFQSDDKKPLSWRSLPRKHSKTLFNTLTNLYKTLEKICTPGQEEATLEFLLTDYDQIYRRQKQLELEIQEAFLRFMSCLLRGYRAFLLPITQAPSDTATDCSSLFNLQGFLKSRDRTQQKFYTQLSRTQMFTQFIEECSFVSDRHACLEFFDECVQKVDVEKPDEVRLIDLDETHSGEHTVFIMPPEEPQEPDGSECPALYSYETFPSLRTELFDQPQDQLRVPTKGSAPSSPAPRRTKQEIKLAQKRAQKYSTVPDMWSKCLLGHCYGLWFIYLPTFVKAETAKVRALHTAYDVLKHMENRKVVLPDEVCYRILMQLCGQYGQPVLAVRVLLEMKKAGITPNTITYGYYNKAVLESKWPSTNQGGRLRWAKLRNVLLAVAQFRQPIRQRQKSGSVGSRGEALLDPDQRLRTHSTLIRQSSWSGLSESSSHESLTGSLVKSNSLNSMKTTDKVRLCKKTLLQSAGTNGCTDTVSRKPPLGRRDTSTPPLAPPGGGVLVQRSQVCLSTFYKECAESADSEPDCSCQPAERDGRRGGLAGKLQQLLTPTRHRVSVRRAASVDDRRPGGGGGGGGGGIGRRVSDQRQSRKSQVAETLLKAKDRLVNATSESSLSVGSDLDLTDVPSPAYPLRRSWDANQEGAGLEVLMSSCSLCRSCNSLVYDEEIMAGWTSDDSNLNSSCPFCSASFVPFLNAEICDPGPVSSMERSNWNMEDEVENAVRPPSGQEAPQRHQCNGLSEDSSSETSSYSETSRTTTGSSVGGAPQVAVAYLSPLVLRKELESLLENEGEAVLAQPQFLDSHSIIFWNLVWYFQRLGLPSNLLQLVRASALVSQFTQSENSAVRVRLLWDTLTPDTDQWPPLYILWRIHSGVPMRNYSWRRHNHPFTLSFLEEVLRWVGMNEVHKAVTLFLDTLSKQPGSPRIQRSLYREFLFLTLAAMGKDHVAAFDKKYKAAYTRLSGTLGRDELRKKRAQPPSPKAVDCRRSFHPPLEC; translated from the exons TGGAGGGCAGACAGACGGCATGACAGAGGAGAAATGTCCCCAGCTGGTGGACTACTTTGTAGTGGCAGGTCTCGACCCTGCGGGGCCCTGGAGGCCCCTGGACGAGGATGGGAAGACCTCCATGTCCTCGTCGtcatcctcctcgtcctcctcatcTTCGGCGGGCCGAGCGGTGGAGCCGATCACCGACCTGGCAGTGATCGCCCGGGGGCTCGGCGAGGAAGTACCGGAAGGCTTCACCTGCATCGAGAGGACTCTGGGCGGGCATTCGGCAGAGCTGAGCGCAGGACTCATCAACAACCCCCACCTGTACCTGTGCTACAGGAGGGGCCGCGACAAGCCACCCATCCTGGACCTGGG GGTTCTGTATGAAGGGAAGGAGACTCTGAAGCAGGGCTGGTATGTCATCGAGACCACCCCCTACAGCCGCTCAGCCAGCCTGAGCTCGGGGGGCGGACCCACGGCTCACAGGGTCTTCCTGACCTACAGACGGGCTCTGGACTCTCAAGGTCTCCACACGCTGGGGGTCACAGACATCGCACTGCTGCTGCCCAGTAAAGCAGAGGTGGCACCACACACCTTCTGCAGAGTGGACAAGAACCTCAACACCGGCATG TGGGGTCCGGCTCTGTATGTCTGCTATAAAAGAGCCGTGGCCAAGGCCAATGCTCTGGTGTACGAGGCCA GTCTCATCAGTCGGTACCCAGAGGACGACCTGGAGGCGTTTCCTCTTCCGGAGTCGGTGCCAGTGTTCTGTCTGCCGATGGGTGTCACTGTGGAGAGTTGGCCTCTGAACACCAAGTATCAGCTACCCGTCTTCTCCACGTTTGTCCTCACCTCCGCCTCTGGGGACAAG GTTTACGGAGCGGCCATCCAGTTCTATGAGTCATTTCCACGGGAGCTGCTGTCGGAGCGGCAGAGTATCCGACTGGGTTTACTCAGCGTGGTGGACCGGCGGCCGATCACCAACCGCAGCCTCCAGGTGAAGAAGAGCATCTGCGTCCTCTCCCATTGGCCTTTCTTCACCGTCTTCCAGAAGTTTCTGACATTCATCTACAGATACTCCATATCTGGACCCCACGTCCTCCCTCTCGAGAA ACACATCTCCAGCTTCATGCACAACGTGCCATTCCCTTCTCCTCAACGACCTCGAATCCTTGTCCAG ttgtcTCCATATGACAACCTGCTGCTGTGTCAGCCGGTCTCCTCTCCACTCCCACTCAG tGGAGCGAGTTTCCTGAAGCTGCTGCAGAACCTCGGTCCAGAAAACGCCTGCACGTTGCTGCTCGCCGTCCTCACCGAACACAAGCTGCTGCTGCACTCGCTGCGACCCGACGTCCTCACCTCTGTCAGCGAGGCCCTCGTCTCT ATGAGTTTCCCTCTACGGTGGCTCTGTCCGTACATCCCTCTGTGTCCACTGCAGATGGCTGACGTGCTGCTGGCGCCGATGCCCTTCATCGTAGGCGTCCACTCGAGTTACTTCGACCTGTATGACCCCCCTGCTGACGTGGTGTGTGTCGACCTGGACACCAACACCATCTTCCA GTCAGACGATAAGAAGCCGTTGTCATGGCGATCGCTACCCAGGAAGCATAGCAAGACATTGTTCAACACCCTCACCAACCTCTACAAAACCCTGGAGAAAA TTTGCACTCCCGGCCAGGAGGAGGCGACATTGGAGTTCCTCCTGACTGACTATGATCAGATCTACAGGCGTCAAAAGCAGCTAGAGCTGGAAATCCAGGAGGCCTTTCTGCGCTTCATGAGCTGCCTGCTGCGAGGATACAGAGCATTTCTTCTGCCCATCACACAGGCACCATCCGATACCGCCACCGACTGCAGCTCCCTCTTCAACCTGCAGG GTTTCCTGAAATCTCGGGATCGGACGCAGCAGAAGTTCTACACTCAGCTGAGCAGAACGCAGATGTTCACTCAGTTCATCGAGGAGTGCTCCTTCGTCAGCGACCGCCACGCTTGCCTTGAGTTCTTTGACGAGTGTGTCCAGAAG GTGGACGTAGAGAAGCCAGACGAGGTGAGACTCATCGATCTAGATGAGACTCACAGTGGAGAACACACTGTCTTCATTATGCCTCcagaggaaccacaggaacctGATGGATCAGAGTGTCCTGCACTTTACAG ttATGAGACATTTCCGTCTCTGAGGACAGAGCTTTTTGATCAGCCTCAGGATCAGCTCCGGGTACCGACTAAAGGCAGCGCTCCCAGTAGCCCTGCCCCTCGACGCACTAAACAG GAGATAAAGTTGGCCCAGAAGCGAGCTCAGAAGTACTCTACTGTCCCTGACATGTGGTCCAAGTGTCTGCTGGGACATTGTTACGGCCTCTGGTTCATCTACCTGCCCACCTTCGTCAAGGCTGAGACCGCCAAGGTCCGCGCTCTGCACACGGCGTATGACGTCCTCAAACACATGGAGAACCGCAAAGTGGTGCTGCCGGACGAG gtgtgttACCGTATCCTGATGCAGCTGTGTGGTCAGTACGGTCAGCCGGTCCTCGCTGTCCGAGTCCTTCTGGAAATGAAGAAGGCTGGAATCACACCCAACACTATCACATACGGATACTACAACAAG GCTGTACTGGAGAGTAAGTGGCCTTCTACCAATCAGGGAGGTCGACTCCGCTGGGCAAAACTGAGGAACGTCCTACTGGCAGTCGCTCAGTTCAGACAGCCAATCAGACAGCGGCAGAAGAGCGGCTCAGTGGGGTCACGAGGAG AAGCACTGTTGGATCCTGATCAAAGGCTCCGTACCCACTCCACTCTGATTCGTCAGTCCAGTTGGAGCGGTCTGAGTGAAAGCTCCAGTCACGAATCTCTGACCGGTTCCCTGGTGAAGAGCAACAGCCTGAACAGCATGAAGACGACTGACA AGGTCAGACTGTGTAAGAAGACCCTCCTCCAGAGCGCTGGGACCAACGGCTGCACTGACACTGTCTCTCGCAAACCTCCTCTGGGACGCAGAGACACCTCTACCCCCCCtctggcgccccctggtggtggtGTTTTGGTTCAGCGGAGCCAGGTCTGTCTGTCCACCTTCTACAAAGAGTGTGCAGAGTCGGCGGACTCAGAGCCGGACTGCAGCTGTCAGCCTGCAGAGAGAGACGGACG TCGAGGAGGTCTGGCAGGAAAACTTCAGCAGCTGCTCACTCCAACCAGACATCGGGTGTCAGTCCGACGAGCCGCCAGTGTGGATGACCGACGaccaggtggaggaggaggaggaggaggaggggggatagGACGAAGAGTGTCTGACCAGAGACAGTCCAGGAAATCTCAAGTGGCTGAAACGCTGCTGAAAGCCAAAGACAGGCTGGTCAACGCTACGTCAGAG AGTTCGTTGTCTGTAGGAAGTGACCTGGACTTGACAGACGTACCTAGTCCAGCCTATCCACTGCGCCGCTCCTGGGATGCCAAtcaggagggggcggggcttgag GTGCTGATGTCCAGCTGCTCTCTATGTCGCAGCTGTAACTCATTAGTTTACGATGAAGAGATCATGGCCGGATGGACGTCAGACGACTCCAATCTGAACTCGTCCTGTCCATTTTGCTCCGCCTCTTTCGTGCCCTTTCTGAACGCTGAGATCTGTGACCCCGGACCTGTCAGCAG TATGGAGCGCAGTAACTGGAACATGGAGGATGAGGTGGAGAATGCAGTGAGGCCCCCCAGTGGTCAGGAGGCCCCACAGCGACACCAGTGTAACGGACTGAGTGAGGACTCCAGTTCAGAAACCAGCAGCTACTCAGAGACCAGCAGGACCACCACG GGCTCGTCAGTGGGCGGGGCTCCTCAGGTGGCCGTGGCCTATCTTAGTCCACTGGTCCTGAGGAAGGAGCTGGAGAGTCTGCTGGAGAACGAGGGTGAGGCGGTCCTGGCTCAGCCTCAGTTTCTGGACAGTCACTCCATCATCTTTTGGAACCTGGTCTGGTACTTCCAGAGGCTCGGTCTGCCCAGTAACCTACTGCAACTGGTCCGAGCCTCAGCACTGGTCAGCCAGTTCACACAG TCTGAAAATTCGGCTGTGAGGGTCAGGCTCCTCTGGGACACTCTGACCCCCGACACAGACCAGTGGCCCCCCCTCTACATCCTCTGGAGGATCCACA GTGGCGTCCCCATGCGCAATTACAGCTGGAGGCGACACAACCACCCCTTCACCCTGTCCTTCCTGGAGGAGGTCCTGCGATGGGTCGGCATGAACGAGGTGCATAAGGCCGTCACGCTTTTCCTGGACACTCTGTCCAAACAGCCGGGTTCGCCCAGAATACAGAG GAGTTTGTACAGAGAGTTCCTCTTCCTCACCTTGGCAGCTATGGGAAAAGACCACGTCG CTGCATTCGATAAGAAGTACAAGGCGGCGTACACTCGTCTCAGTGGCACCCTGGGTCGTGATGAGCTCCGCAAGAAGCGAGCTCAGCCTCCGAGCCCCAAAGCTGTGGACTGTAGGCGGAGCTTCCACCCGCCGCTCGAGTGCTGA